From the Paenibacillus sp. FSL H8-0548 genome, one window contains:
- a CDS encoding stage V sporulation protein D — MKVSNVTVRRRLFIVLILAGISFLALVLRLSYVQLWQGEELANKAENSWRRDIPYVAKRGEIVDRNGIQLAYNVSSPTVYAIPVQIKDKEAAAAALAPLLDMSQQSLFDKIKTKKMIVKLGPGGRKITIDKAEQIRDLALPGIVVAEDNKRFYPYGSLAAHVLGFTGIDNQGLTGIEAKYNSELSGIGGSVSFLSDAAGRQMPNSSDTYVEPKDGLTMQLTIDKQIQTVMERELDQAMTSLQPDGIIAIAMDPNNGEILGMASRPTYEPDKYREVPIEVYNRNLPIWMTYEPGSTFKIITLAAALEEKKVDLNNERFFDPGSIEVGGAKLRCWKKGGHGSQTFLEVVENSCNPGFVTLGQRLGKDMLFDYIKKFGFGTKTGIDIGGEENGILFKLSQVGPVELATTAFGQGVSVTPIQQITAVSAAINGGTLYKPHVAKAWINPETGATVETVESEVVRKVISEETSKQVREALESVVAKGTGRNAFIDGYRVGGKTGTAQKVINGRYSPNEHIVSFIAFAPADDPKIVIYVAVDNPLGIQFGGVVAAPIVRNMMEDALSILEIPAREKQIDRIYKYGETPIVTVPNLVGKTISDLYEDMNMNFNLTSAGSGKTVIRQAPAAGARVERGSTIRIYLGDDDNISHSH; from the coding sequence ATGAAAGTATCTAATGTAACCGTTAGGCGACGTTTATTTATCGTACTTATATTGGCAGGGATCTCTTTCCTCGCCCTAGTTTTGAGACTTAGCTACGTGCAGCTATGGCAAGGCGAGGAGCTTGCAAATAAAGCGGAAAATTCCTGGCGGCGCGATATCCCTTATGTAGCTAAGCGGGGCGAGATAGTAGATCGCAATGGCATTCAATTGGCGTATAACGTTAGCTCGCCTACCGTATACGCCATTCCTGTGCAAATCAAGGATAAGGAGGCGGCGGCAGCTGCTCTTGCTCCATTGCTTGATATGTCCCAGCAATCGCTGTTTGACAAAATCAAAACAAAAAAAATGATCGTCAAGCTAGGTCCGGGCGGCCGCAAAATTACGATCGACAAAGCAGAGCAAATTCGAGATCTTGCCCTTCCAGGTATTGTAGTAGCTGAGGACAACAAGCGTTTTTATCCTTACGGCAGCTTAGCTGCGCATGTGCTTGGTTTTACAGGAATCGATAATCAAGGCTTAACCGGCATTGAGGCAAAATACAATTCGGAGCTTAGCGGAATTGGCGGCAGCGTATCCTTTCTATCGGATGCTGCGGGAAGGCAAATGCCGAACTCGTCAGATACATACGTTGAGCCTAAGGATGGTCTTACGATGCAGCTTACGATCGATAAGCAAATCCAGACGGTCATGGAGCGAGAGCTGGATCAAGCGATGACGAGCTTGCAGCCCGATGGCATTATCGCAATTGCTATGGACCCGAACAATGGGGAGATTCTCGGCATGGCGAGCCGTCCTACCTACGAGCCTGATAAATACCGTGAAGTGCCTATCGAGGTATATAATCGAAATTTACCGATTTGGATGACCTATGAGCCTGGCTCTACCTTCAAAATTATTACTTTAGCGGCTGCTTTGGAGGAGAAAAAGGTTGATTTGAACAATGAGCGTTTCTTCGACCCAGGATCAATTGAGGTCGGCGGAGCTAAGCTTCGCTGCTGGAAGAAGGGCGGACATGGAAGCCAAACGTTTCTAGAGGTGGTTGAAAATTCCTGCAACCCTGGATTTGTAACGCTAGGTCAGCGGCTAGGCAAAGATATGCTGTTCGATTACATCAAAAAATTTGGTTTTGGTACAAAAACAGGAATCGATATTGGCGGTGAGGAAAACGGAATTTTGTTCAAGCTCAGTCAGGTTGGACCTGTCGAGCTTGCTACAACCGCGTTTGGGCAAGGGGTATCCGTTACACCTATTCAGCAAATAACAGCTGTTTCAGCCGCAATTAATGGAGGCACGCTGTATAAGCCCCATGTGGCTAAAGCATGGATAAACCCGGAAACTGGAGCAACCGTTGAAACCGTTGAATCGGAAGTTGTCCGTAAAGTAATTTCAGAGGAAACGTCCAAGCAGGTGCGCGAAGCGCTGGAGAGCGTCGTTGCGAAAGGGACGGGGCGCAATGCATTTATCGATGGGTACCGTGTAGGCGGAAAGACGGGTACAGCCCAGAAGGTCATTAATGGGCGCTATTCGCCGAATGAGCATATTGTTTCCTTTATCGCCTTCGCTCCTGCAGATGACCCGAAGATCGTCATTTATGTTGCAGTGGACAATCCGCTGGGTATACAATTCGGAGGGGTTGTAGCTGCTCCGATTGTTCGCAATATGATGGAGGATGCCCTTTCCATTTTGGAAATTCCAGCTCGTGAGAAGCAGATTGATCGGATATACAAATACGGAGAAACTCCTATCGTCACGGTACCTAATTTGGTAGGCAAAACGATATCAGATCTTTATGAGGACATGAATATGAATTTCAACCTAACCTCTGCCGGTTCGGGAAAAACAGTGATACGCCAAGCTCCTGCAGCCGGAGCCCGGGTAGAACGCGGATCAACAATTCGGATCTATTTGGGCGATGACGATAATATATCCCACTCACATTGA
- a CDS encoding UDP-N-acetylmuramoyl-L-alanyl-D-glutamate--2,6-diaminopimelate ligase, which translates to MRLKEVAELLVTARLNGDEETELTGIESDSRSVSKGQLFICLRGHTVDGHLYAAEAAEAGAAALVVEHFLDLPLPQIRVRNCRLAMAVIANHFYGYPSQTLKLIGVTGTNGKTTTTYLIERILNDQRTPAGVIGTIERRYAGMSFPMTNTTPHTLQLQRYLGEMRDAGSQYCAIEISSHALEQGRVKGCRFRTAVFTNLTQDHLDYHETMSRYAAVKGLFFSRLGNEYRVNEIDRSYAVLNADDAVSAQYAELTAAEVITYGIEAQADIRASNIKITAQGTTFHVQTFRGEADVVLQMIGKFNVYNALAAISAILLEGVELGAIADSLRAIPGVPGRVEAVNEGQDFAVIVDYAHTPDGLENVLRAVQELAEQRILCVFGCGGDRDRSKRPLMGEIAVKYADYVIITSDNPRTEAPERILSDIEEGLIHNHIDPSKYELIVDRRAAIQKAVEMAGPGDVVLIAGKGHETYQDINGVKHPFDDRKAAKEAIRGIIH; encoded by the coding sequence ATGCGTCTAAAGGAAGTTGCAGAGCTGCTTGTAACTGCGAGGCTTAACGGCGATGAGGAAACGGAATTGACTGGCATCGAATCGGATTCGAGAAGCGTTAGCAAGGGTCAATTGTTTATCTGCTTGCGAGGGCATACCGTTGACGGGCATTTGTATGCTGCTGAGGCGGCTGAAGCGGGTGCTGCCGCACTTGTCGTGGAACATTTTCTGGACTTACCGCTTCCGCAAATTAGGGTCAGAAATTGCAGGCTTGCGATGGCTGTTATTGCTAATCATTTTTATGGCTATCCAAGCCAGACACTTAAGCTTATTGGCGTCACGGGCACCAACGGTAAGACAACGACGACGTATTTGATTGAGCGGATTTTAAATGATCAGCGTACACCAGCAGGAGTAATCGGCACCATTGAGCGCCGTTATGCCGGAATGTCTTTTCCGATGACAAACACGACTCCGCATACGCTTCAGCTCCAGCGGTATCTTGGAGAAATGCGTGATGCGGGCTCGCAGTATTGTGCGATCGAAATTTCCTCGCACGCGCTGGAGCAAGGACGGGTAAAGGGCTGTCGCTTTCGAACGGCGGTATTTACGAATCTTACGCAGGATCACTTGGATTATCATGAGACGATGAGCCGTTATGCTGCTGTAAAAGGATTGTTTTTTTCAAGGCTGGGAAATGAGTATAGGGTGAATGAGATTGATCGCTCCTATGCGGTGCTAAATGCCGATGACGCAGTTTCAGCACAATATGCAGAGCTGACGGCTGCTGAGGTCATTACGTACGGCATTGAAGCGCAAGCGGATATCCGTGCTTCAAACATAAAAATTACAGCTCAAGGCACAACGTTTCATGTTCAAACCTTTCGAGGCGAAGCCGACGTTGTTTTGCAAATGATAGGAAAGTTCAATGTGTATAATGCACTTGCCGCCATTAGCGCTATTCTTCTTGAGGGTGTAGAGCTGGGAGCCATTGCTGACAGTCTCCGTGCTATTCCTGGCGTTCCAGGCAGAGTGGAGGCGGTCAACGAAGGGCAGGATTTTGCGGTTATTGTAGATTATGCTCATACGCCAGACGGCTTGGAAAATGTGCTTCGAGCTGTTCAGGAGCTAGCTGAGCAGCGTATTTTATGCGTATTTGGCTGTGGAGGCGACCGCGATCGCTCGAAGCGGCCGCTGATGGGGGAAATTGCAGTGAAGTATGCGGATTATGTTATCATTACATCGGATAATCCACGAACAGAAGCGCCCGAGCGTATTTTGAGCGATATTGAGGAAGGACTTATTCATAATCATATTGATCCCTCAAAATACGAATTAATTGTTGATCGTAGAGCCGCTATTCAAAAAGCGGTTGAAATGGCAGGCCCGGGCGATGTAGTATTGATTGCGGGGAAAGGTCATGAGACCTACCAGGATATAAATGGAGTTAAGCATCCATTTGATGATCGAAAAGCAGCGAAAGAAGCGATAAGGGGAATCATACATTGA
- the murF gene encoding UDP-N-acetylmuramoyl-tripeptide--D-alanyl-D-alanine ligase has protein sequence MIKRTIKQIAEMSGARWNGTQKELMITGVTTDSRQAAAGQLFVPLVGEQFDGHEYLEQAVQNGAVAALWKKGKEVPESLAHVPLLIVGDTLVALQRLATAYRSELFVRVVGITGSNGKTTTKDMAAAILGTSYKVHKTEGNFNNHIGLPLTVLQLEEDTEVAVLEMGMSGFGEIELLARIAQPDAAIITNIGDAHMLQLGSRAGIAKAKLEIATGLSEDGLLLYNGDEPLLEEELQRSTLPAGMVRRTFGLSKKNEWSAADISIESESASFTALFNGTPSGLGTVSIPVPGQHNVSNALAAIAIGRFFGVPAAKIVEGLSQLKLTGMRIQPVRAWNGAMLLNDAYNANPTAVRAAIDLVEQLDGYNRKWIVLGDMLELGPDEQKLHFEVGAYLSPSKADAVLTFGALSEQIAAGAKTQFPSDGQKYPIHHFNDKDELVTWLKSQLEAADLVLIKGSRGMRMEQIVQALEVG, from the coding sequence TTGATTAAACGTACGATCAAGCAAATAGCCGAGATGAGCGGCGCAAGATGGAATGGAACTCAGAAAGAGCTTATGATAACGGGCGTGACGACTGACTCGCGGCAAGCTGCTGCGGGCCAGTTGTTCGTTCCGCTCGTTGGCGAGCAGTTTGACGGGCATGAATATTTGGAGCAGGCTGTCCAAAATGGAGCAGTTGCTGCGCTTTGGAAGAAAGGGAAGGAAGTTCCGGAGTCCCTCGCCCATGTGCCGCTGCTTATTGTAGGAGACACGCTTGTTGCGCTTCAGAGGCTGGCTACTGCATACCGGAGCGAGCTCTTTGTGCGCGTGGTAGGAATTACGGGCAGCAATGGCAAAACGACAACGAAGGACATGGCAGCTGCTATTCTCGGAACCTCCTATAAAGTCCATAAAACAGAAGGAAACTTCAATAATCATATTGGCCTGCCCCTGACGGTATTGCAGCTGGAGGAGGATACTGAGGTTGCTGTGCTGGAGATGGGCATGAGCGGCTTTGGTGAGATTGAACTCCTTGCGAGAATTGCCCAGCCCGATGCTGCAATCATTACGAATATTGGCGACGCCCATATGCTGCAGCTAGGCTCAAGAGCCGGGATTGCCAAAGCAAAGCTTGAAATTGCAACGGGTTTGAGCGAGGACGGCCTGCTTTTGTATAATGGCGATGAGCCTCTGCTTGAAGAAGAGCTTCAACGGTCCACACTGCCTGCGGGCATGGTTCGTCGTACCTTTGGCTTATCGAAAAAAAATGAATGGTCCGCAGCCGATATTAGCATTGAATCGGAATCGGCTTCGTTTACAGCTTTGTTTAACGGAACGCCAAGTGGACTCGGGACTGTAAGCATACCGGTGCCTGGTCAGCATAACGTCAGCAATGCACTTGCAGCTATAGCGATTGGCCGTTTCTTCGGCGTACCTGCAGCGAAGATCGTTGAGGGCTTAAGCCAATTGAAGCTGACAGGCATGCGCATTCAGCCCGTACGTGCTTGGAATGGGGCAATGCTGCTCAATGATGCATATAACGCAAATCCTACAGCAGTGCGCGCGGCTATTGATCTCGTTGAGCAATTGGATGGCTATAACCGCAAGTGGATCGTGCTGGGAGATATGCTGGAGCTGGGGCCGGATGAGCAGAAGCTGCATTTTGAGGTTGGGGCATACCTTTCCCCAAGCAAAGCGGATGCAGTGCTTACGTTCGGAGCATTGTCGGAGCAAATTGCTGCAGGTGCGAAAACACAATTTCCGAGTGATGGGCAGAAGTATCCTATTCATCACTTCAATGATAAAGATGAGCTGGTAACGTGGTTGAAATCGCAGCTTGAAGCGGCGGACCTTGTATTGATCAAGGGCTCGCGCGGCATGCGAATGGAACAGATTGTCCAAGCTTTGGAAGTGGGGTGA
- the mraY gene encoding phospho-N-acetylmuramoyl-pentapeptide-transferase — protein sequence MDMMVILFSIGASFLLAVLLGPLFIPLLRRLKFGQQIRMEGPQSHMKKSGTPTMGGIIIMFALMIAFLRFSDKTPEFWVLLTASLGFGLVGFLDDYIKIVFKRSLGLTAGQKLFGQLLFSILVCAMLYNMNHSTEITVPGTGWGFDLGWFYYPLVVIIMFAASNSVNFTDGLDGLLAGTSAIAFGAFTVVALQTSAHESAVFSAAMVGAVLGFLVFNAHPAKVFMGDMGSLGIGGGIAAVAILTKTELLLIIIGGVFVLEMLSVILQVGSFKLRGKRIFKMSPIHHHFELVGWSEWKVVTVFWLVGLVFAAIGLLFVI from the coding sequence ATGGACATGATGGTCATTTTATTTTCGATAGGCGCCTCATTCCTGCTAGCTGTACTGCTCGGACCATTGTTCATCCCGCTGCTCAGGCGTTTGAAGTTCGGTCAACAAATCCGCATGGAAGGCCCGCAAAGCCACATGAAAAAAAGCGGCACACCAACCATGGGCGGCATCATCATTATGTTTGCTCTTATGATCGCCTTTCTGAGGTTTTCAGACAAGACGCCTGAGTTTTGGGTGCTGCTAACAGCGTCGCTTGGCTTTGGTCTTGTAGGCTTCCTAGATGATTATATTAAAATTGTTTTCAAAAGATCGTTAGGACTTACAGCAGGACAAAAGCTGTTCGGTCAGCTGCTGTTTTCTATCCTTGTGTGCGCGATGCTTTATAACATGAATCATAGTACTGAAATTACAGTGCCGGGTACTGGCTGGGGCTTCGATCTAGGATGGTTCTATTACCCGCTAGTCGTCATCATTATGTTTGCAGCAAGCAATTCGGTTAACTTCACCGATGGTCTTGACGGCTTGCTGGCGGGTACGAGTGCAATCGCCTTCGGTGCATTCACCGTCGTTGCCTTGCAGACATCTGCGCATGAGTCGGCTGTTTTCTCGGCTGCGATGGTAGGCGCGGTGCTCGGCTTCCTCGTATTCAACGCGCATCCTGCTAAAGTATTCATGGGAGATATGGGCTCGCTTGGCATAGGCGGCGGGATTGCAGCAGTCGCTATTTTGACAAAAACAGAGCTGCTGCTCATTATTATTGGCGGTGTTTTTGTACTCGAGATGTTATCTGTTATTTTGCAGGTAGGCTCCTTCAAGCTGAGAGGCAAGCGAATTTTCAAAATGAGCCCGATTCATCATCACTTCGAGCTGGTCGGTTGGTCTGAGTGGAAGGTTGTTACTGTATTTTGGCTCGTAGGATTAGTGTTTGCTGCAATCGGTCTGCTGTTTGTAATATAA
- the murD gene encoding UDP-N-acetylmuramoyl-L-alanine--D-glutamate ligase, with translation MNHPSSYKGRRVVVLGLARSGVSVAKVFHQFGAEVVVNDQKDRELCPEADELTALGISVLCGYHPEDLITEETALLIKNPGIPYTSPPVQRAEELGVEVITEVEAAYWLSPAPIIGITGSNGKTTTTTWIGEILSSAGLKPIVAGNIGRPLCEAAMEATPDEWLIAELSSFQLKGTAQFRPRIALLLNIAETHLDYHGDMDDYVNSKVKLFDNQTEDDVAIINWDDPECRALSKLLVAQQFPFSLYEKLEAGLYIDPPYVRDSNGALAADSEQAGVERQIVFRQIGGEETTILPVAELGIPGVHNAANALAAIAASISAGVALDALIEPLRGFDAVEHRLEFVRELNGVQFYNDSKATNAVATTTAVQSFTAPIVLIAGGLDRGSDYMELEPLFREKLKALVAFGQTGEKLAHVAKLAGLTKVEIVEPSEDAESVLQQAVKQASAMAESGDIVLLSPACASWDMFASYEQRGRIFKDSAHTL, from the coding sequence ATGAATCATCCGTCATCATACAAAGGCCGCCGAGTTGTCGTCTTAGGCTTGGCAAGAAGTGGAGTAAGCGTGGCTAAGGTCTTTCATCAATTCGGCGCGGAAGTCGTAGTTAATGACCAAAAGGATCGTGAATTGTGCCCCGAAGCGGACGAGTTGACTGCTTTGGGCATTTCTGTGCTATGCGGCTATCATCCAGAGGATCTAATTACAGAGGAAACTGCTCTGCTCATCAAAAATCCCGGTATCCCCTATACCTCGCCGCCTGTACAGAGAGCGGAGGAGCTGGGTGTTGAAGTCATTACAGAGGTAGAAGCAGCATATTGGCTTTCTCCTGCGCCTATCATTGGCATTACAGGCTCGAATGGCAAAACGACGACAACAACCTGGATAGGTGAAATTTTAAGTAGTGCTGGCTTAAAGCCGATAGTTGCTGGCAATATCGGACGTCCGCTCTGCGAAGCAGCTATGGAAGCAACGCCGGATGAGTGGCTGATAGCCGAGCTAAGCAGCTTTCAGTTGAAAGGGACAGCCCAGTTTCGTCCGCGCATCGCGCTGCTGCTCAACATTGCGGAAACGCATTTGGACTATCACGGCGATATGGATGACTATGTAAATTCGAAAGTTAAGCTGTTTGATAATCAAACAGAGGATGACGTAGCTATCATTAACTGGGATGATCCAGAATGCAGAGCACTGTCTAAACTGCTCGTTGCGCAGCAGTTTCCGTTCTCGTTGTATGAGAAGCTGGAGGCGGGGCTATATATCGATCCGCCATATGTGCGTGATTCAAATGGCGCTCTTGCTGCTGACAGCGAACAAGCAGGAGTGGAAAGGCAAATCGTATTCCGTCAGATAGGCGGAGAGGAAACAACTATTTTACCTGTAGCTGAACTAGGGATTCCAGGCGTTCACAATGCCGCTAATGCGCTTGCGGCTATTGCTGCGAGTATATCAGCCGGAGTAGCCTTAGATGCGCTCATAGAGCCGCTCAGAGGGTTTGATGCTGTAGAACATCGCTTGGAGTTCGTTCGAGAATTAAACGGGGTTCAATTTTACAATGATTCGAAAGCGACGAACGCAGTTGCAACGACGACAGCTGTTCAATCCTTCACTGCGCCAATCGTACTTATTGCAGGCGGTCTTGATCGCGGATCTGATTATATGGAGCTTGAGCCATTGTTCCGTGAGAAGCTTAAGGCGCTCGTTGCCTTTGGTCAAACTGGCGAGAAGCTTGCTCATGTAGCTAAGCTGGCAGGTTTAACCAAGGTGGAAATCGTCGAACCTAGTGAAGACGCCGAATCCGTCCTCCAGCAGGCAGTGAAGCAAGCATCAGCTATGGCAGAGTCAGGTGACATCGTGTTATTGTCTCCTGCGTGTGCGAGCTGGGATATGTTTGCCTCGTATGAGCAAAGAGGGCGCATTTTTAAAGATTCGGCGCATACCTTGTAA
- the spoVE gene encoding stage V sporulation protein E has translation MAKARSAPDIWMLTAIGLILAIGLIMVYSASAVLAFHEFGDRFYFVKRQLLFAGLGIGALLFTMNTHYTVWKKWAPMALIICFGLLLLVLIPGVGVVRGGARSWLGISSFGIQPSEFMKLAMILFLAKWLSEKQQTITQFTKGLLPPLGLVGLAFGLIMLQPDLGTGAVMVGAAVLLIFTAGARLTHLGGLALLGVAGFVGLIIAAPYRLKRITNFLDPWADPLGGGYQIIQSLYAIGPGGLVGLGLGMSRQKFSYLPEPQTDFIFSILSEELGFIGGATLILLFLIVVWRGIRAAIAAPDTFGSLLAVGITSIIGVQVLINIGVVIGMMPVTGITLPLVSYGGSSLTLLLTALGILLNISRYSR, from the coding sequence ATGGCCAAAGCGCGTTCTGCGCCGGATATTTGGATGCTGACTGCAATTGGGCTCATTCTTGCTATCGGTTTGATTATGGTCTACAGCGCCAGCGCGGTGCTTGCTTTTCATGAGTTCGGTGACCGGTTTTATTTTGTTAAGCGACAGCTATTATTTGCAGGGCTGGGTATAGGTGCGCTACTATTTACTATGAATACGCATTACACCGTTTGGAAGAAGTGGGCGCCGATGGCTCTGATCATATGCTTCGGGCTGCTGCTGCTCGTGCTCATTCCAGGTGTCGGCGTCGTTCGCGGCGGAGCGCGCAGCTGGCTCGGCATTAGCTCGTTTGGTATTCAGCCATCCGAATTTATGAAGCTGGCGATGATTTTATTTTTAGCAAAATGGCTCTCAGAGAAGCAGCAGACGATCACGCAATTTACGAAGGGACTGCTGCCGCCGCTGGGACTCGTTGGATTAGCCTTTGGACTTATCATGCTGCAGCCGGATCTTGGTACAGGTGCGGTTATGGTAGGCGCTGCCGTACTGCTAATCTTTACGGCGGGAGCTCGACTTACTCATTTAGGGGGCTTGGCATTACTCGGTGTTGCAGGCTTTGTGGGACTGATCATAGCGGCACCTTATCGGCTGAAGCGAATTACAAATTTCCTTGATCCTTGGGCAGATCCGCTTGGCGGCGGATATCAAATTATTCAGTCCTTGTATGCGATAGGACCTGGTGGATTAGTGGGGCTAGGGCTCGGCATGAGCCGTCAGAAATTCAGCTACTTGCCTGAGCCGCAAACGGATTTTATTTTTTCTATTTTATCCGAGGAGCTCGGCTTTATTGGCGGAGCCACTCTCATTTTATTGTTTTTAATTGTCGTTTGGCGCGGCATACGAGCGGCGATAGCAGCTCCGGATACATTCGGCAGTCTCCTTGCGGTAGGCATTACGAGCATCATTGGTGTTCAGGTGCTCATAAACATTGGAGTCGTCATTGGCATGATGCCAGTTACAGGGATTACCCTGCCGCTGGTTAGCTATGGAGGTTCATCGCTTACACTTTTGTTAACAGCACTCGGTATTTTGCTAAACATCTCCCGGTATTCGAGGTGA
- the murB gene encoding UDP-N-acetylmuramate dehydrogenase produces the protein MEAFKAELEQANLGEVLYNQPLSNYTTWKIGGPADILILPRSKEELVAAVRLVQKHQMPWTNLGRGSNMLVSDKGVRGVVIKPHKGLDYVRFDGSLVSAGASYSFIKLSVMAGKEGLTGLEFAGGIPGTVGGAVYMNAGAHGSDVSRIFKSAEIVLETGELVRYERDDMQFSYRHSILHEQKGLVVEATFELAEGDRKEVQAMMASYKERRLRTQPLQLACAGSVFRNPPNDHAARLIQEAGLKGECLGGAQVSEQHANFIVNTGQATAEDVLALMTHIQSTIKDRYDILLVPEVLVVGER, from the coding sequence ATGGAAGCATTTAAAGCGGAATTGGAACAAGCCAATCTTGGCGAAGTTTTGTATAATCAACCGCTCTCGAACTATACAACATGGAAAATCGGCGGTCCCGCCGATATATTAATCCTCCCGCGTAGCAAAGAAGAATTAGTTGCTGCAGTTCGTTTGGTGCAAAAGCATCAAATGCCATGGACTAATTTGGGCAGAGGCTCAAATATGCTGGTGAGTGATAAAGGAGTTCGCGGTGTTGTAATTAAGCCTCACAAAGGGTTAGATTACGTGCGTTTTGATGGGTCGCTGGTTTCTGCGGGGGCTTCGTATTCGTTTATAAAGCTATCAGTCATGGCGGGCAAGGAAGGTCTGACTGGCCTTGAGTTCGCCGGGGGAATCCCTGGCACGGTAGGCGGAGCCGTTTATATGAATGCCGGCGCGCATGGATCGGATGTGTCACGTATTTTTAAGTCAGCTGAAATTGTACTGGAAACAGGAGAATTGGTTCGCTACGAGCGGGATGATATGCAGTTCTCTTACCGGCATTCCATTTTGCATGAGCAAAAAGGTCTTGTAGTTGAGGCAACCTTTGAGCTAGCAGAAGGGGATAGGAAAGAGGTTCAAGCTATGATGGCCTCTTACAAAGAGAGAAGACTCAGAACACAGCCGCTGCAGCTTGCTTGTGCCGGAAGTGTTTTCCGCAATCCGCCTAATGATCATGCTGCAAGACTTATCCAAGAAGCGGGATTAAAGGGTGAGTGTCTCGGAGGTGCGCAAGTATCGGAGCAGCATGCCAATTTTATCGTGAATACCGGGCAAGCAACAGCTGAAGACGTTCTCGCCCTCATGACTCATATACAAAGCACTATTAAGGATCGATATGACATCCTGTTGGTGCCGGAAGTATTGGTAGTGGGTGAGCGGTAA
- the murA gene encoding UDP-N-acetylglucosamine 1-carboxyvinyltransferase, translating to MDKLVIEGGKPLSGTIVIQGAKNAALPILAASLLAEGTTTIDHVPDLLDIDVMLNILRELGCRAEHTGGTVVLDTETAHTSHVPESLMRQMRSSIFLMGPLLARFGETQVYLPGGCAIGERKIDLHLEGLKALGAEIEELGNRIICRADKLQGADIHLSFPSVGATENIMMASALAEGRTTISNAAREPEIQDLQHFLNAMGAKIMGAGTDTITIDGVQSLTPCRYKVIPDRIVAGTIMVAAAATRGQVTLQNTQPAHLSSLIHVLRRAGVQIVVDGDIIKVGCATRPKAVERIVTSPYPAFPTDLQSQIMVLLTLADGVSVLKETIFEGRLKHVDELSRMGADIRVDMNAAFIRGVPRLYGATVEATDLRAGAALVIAGLAAQGRTVVEQIHHIDRGYEKIETMLSRLGARISRNSPVPNN from the coding sequence TTGGACAAATTGGTGATTGAAGGCGGGAAACCCCTCTCAGGAACCATAGTTATCCAAGGAGCGAAAAATGCCGCTTTGCCGATTCTGGCTGCCAGTCTGCTGGCCGAAGGCACAACAACGATTGATCATGTGCCTGATTTGCTGGATATCGACGTCATGCTGAACATTTTGCGCGAATTAGGATGCCGCGCCGAGCATACGGGAGGAACAGTTGTGCTGGACACAGAAACCGCACATACTTCCCACGTGCCGGAATCGTTAATGAGACAAATGCGTTCTTCTATTTTTCTAATGGGGCCTTTGCTTGCTAGATTTGGAGAGACGCAGGTTTACCTGCCGGGCGGTTGTGCGATCGGCGAGAGGAAAATTGATCTTCATCTAGAAGGCTTGAAAGCTCTTGGCGCTGAAATAGAAGAGCTGGGTAACCGCATCATATGTCGTGCAGACAAATTACAGGGTGCTGATATACATTTAAGCTTCCCTAGCGTTGGAGCAACAGAAAATATTATGATGGCTTCTGCTTTGGCGGAAGGCCGAACAACGATCAGCAATGCTGCACGTGAGCCGGAAATTCAAGATTTGCAACATTTTCTAAATGCGATGGGCGCCAAAATTATGGGGGCAGGAACGGACACAATAACGATAGATGGGGTACAGTCGCTAACACCATGTCGTTACAAGGTCATTCCGGACCGTATAGTAGCAGGGACTATTATGGTAGCCGCTGCAGCGACACGCGGTCAGGTGACGCTCCAAAATACACAGCCCGCACATTTATCCTCCTTGATTCATGTTCTGCGTCGTGCAGGTGTTCAAATTGTTGTCGACGGTGATATAATTAAAGTCGGCTGTGCTACAAGGCCAAAAGCGGTCGAAAGAATAGTAACCTCTCCGTATCCGGCTTTTCCTACCGATTTGCAGTCTCAAATCATGGTACTGCTTACGCTTGCAGATGGTGTGAGCGTATTGAAAGAAACGATTTTTGAAGGCAGATTGAAGCACGTAGATGAGCTGTCCCGCATGGGTGCTGATATCCGAGTGGATATGAATGCTGCATTTATTCGTGGAGTACCAAGACTTTATGGAGCGACTGTTGAAGCAACGGATCTTCGTGCAGGCGCGGCCTTGGTTATTGCTGGATTAGCTGCGCAGGGCAGGACGGTGGTTGAGCAAATTCATCACATCGACCGGGGCTATGAGAAAATCGAAACCATGCTGTCTAGGTTAGGTGCGCGCATATCACGTAATTCGCCAGTGCCTAACAATTGA